The sequence TATTCGTAACATTTGACCAAAAATACTGCTATACTTGTTCACGGGATGCCTCCTTCAGGTGGTTGTTTTGTTGTTGCAAATAAATCAATTCTACCTGTTGGAGCTCCCTTCCCTTAAAACCTATTTTGGACAGATATGAGAATAAAAGCCGTGTCTTGACGGTGCGTTATTCCTGATGAAGAGTAATTTCACTAGACCTTTATGAATCAGTATATTGAAGCGGGAGGTTTTATAATGGCAAGACGAAAGAAATCACCTAAGCTTATAGATTTTAAGGTACTTATAGAACCCGATGAAACAGGTGGATATGTGGTATCTTGCCCGTCTTTATCCGGTTGTTTTAGCCAGGGCGATACACTGGAAGAAGCGCTTGAGAATATAAAAGAGGCTATTGAGCTTTGCCTTGAAGATATGAAAAAGCATGGTGAGCCCATACCGGCTACATCCCATTTACTGGTTGGTAGTGTCACAGTAGCTATATGAAATCAACTATTTCTAAGATTGAAAGACCAGAGGATTGTTCTATAGCCGTGAAATATGAAGACTCCAATTATCTCTGCCAAAGAAGCAATTAAGGTATTTGAAAAAATCGGCTATAAGGTTGTTCGTCAAAAAGGCAGTCATATTCGGATGCCCAACGAGAATAATCCATAAATACACCAGCCGTTAACGATTTCGGATCATAAAACCTTAAAACCTGGGCTTCTGAGGAAACTGATCCGTCAATCGGGTTTGACCGTTGAAAAATTCACCGAATTATTAAAAAGCTAGAAGACGCTCATAGTCGTTTGCCTCCTAAGAGTTATGAATCATTACTGATAGAATATAACTTCGCCTTTGCTCTAGTATTTAGACATAATGTTTTCGTAAAAGCTGTTATTGACTGAGCCAGGTTATTCAGTATTCCCGATGAGTTGACCTACCAGAACCTCTGCAATGTGCTTGGGTCGTCTTCCTACAAAGTGCTCGACCTGCTGGCGGCAGGAAACACCGGATACGGCGATTACCGTTTCTGGAGATGTCTGCCTAATAGCTGGGAAGAGGCGATCTTCTCCGATTCTCTTCGAGATTTCGTAGTGCTCCTTTTCATAGCCGAAGCTTCCGGCCATTCCGCAGCAACCGGCGCCGCTATCCCTGACCGAACAGCCGGAGAGACGGAGAAGCTCTAATGAGGGTTCACTGCCAATCAATGCCCTCTGATGACAGTGTCCGTGGAAGAAAACCGATTGGCTATTGGATTTCCAAGAGATATTGAGCCGCTTTTTTTTATGTAAATCGAGGAGAAACTCTTCCAATAGAAATGAGCTATCCGCCACAACTCTGACATCGTAGTCTCTAGGTAATAAATCCGGGTATTCATCCCGAAAGGTGAGGATACAGCTAGGCTCGGTACCGATGATTGGTATGCCTTTGCGAGCGTAGGTAGAGAGTAGCTCTACATTTCTGAGTGCACGGGAGCGTGCCGGTTCGACCATCCCTTTACTGAGCATCGGGCGGCCGCAGCACGCACGGTTGGGGACTAATATTACTTCAAATCCGGCGGCTTCGAGCAGCTTCACCGCGGCTTGACCGACTTCCGGATAATAAAAGCTAGTCCAGGTGTCGTGAAAATAGACTACTTTTCCACCAGCAGTTCTGGGTTTGATTGGCTGGCGATTGTAGAACCAATTAGTAAAAGTCTCACCGGCAAAGCGAGGAAATGAACGATTTGGATGAATATTCATCTGAGAAAGTAACCAGGGTGATAGGGAGTTATCTAAGATAAAGTTGGCCAGCGATGCAGAATGAGAGGAAATGCGGCTTATTTCATGAATATAGCCGAAGATACGGTCGCGGATAGTTAGTCCGCGAGCCGAGTGATAATGGGCCAAGAACTCGGTCTTCATCTTGGCTACGTCAACGCCGGAGGGGCATTCCCTCTTACACCCTTTACAGGCAAGACAGAGGTCATATACCTTATACATTTCATCGCTGGCTAATGCTTCTTTAGATAATCTTCCCGAGATAACCGCCCTAAGCGCATTGGCTCGCCCCCTGGTTGTGTCCATTTCATCGCGTGTGGCCATGTATGATGGGCACATTATGCCTTCTCCGATTTTCCTGCAGAGACCTTGACCGTTACACATCTCTACCGCCTGAGTGAATCCTTTATCCTTGGACCAATCCAGGTAAGTACTAATTTCTACTGCTCTGTAGTTTGTGGTGTATCGCAGGTTTTCATCCGGCATCGGAGCATCTACAACCTTGCCCGGATTGAGGAGTCCGCGCCGGTCAAAGGCGGTTTTCAACTCGCGCATTGCTTGATAAAGTGTAGGGCCGAAGAGTTTCTCATTGAGATAGCTTCGTTGTAAACCGTCTCCGTGCTCTCCGCTCATAACACCGCCATACCGTAGAGCTAGCTCGAAAGCCTGCTCTGTTAGCTCCTTCATGAGCGTTACACCCTGGGTTGCTTTCAGGTTGACGAGCGGTCTCACATGAAGGCATCCGGCGCTGGCGTGCCCATAGAACGCCGCTTTGGTTCCCAGCCTGTGGATCACATCAAGTATATTAGCTACATAGTTTGATAAATTTTCAACCGGCACGGACACATCTTCGATGCAGGGAATGGGCTTATAATTGTCTCGTTTACTCATCAGTAAGCCTAATCCTGCCCTCCTTACCCCCCATACATTAGCCTGATATTCCGGAGAAAGGGCGTATGCGCTGGAACATTTGACGTTCCTGCCGTTAAGATAAGAAACCAAGTCATGGGTCTTTTGTTCCACTTCCCTTTCTGTTTGACCATAGAACTCTACGGCCAAGATAGCTTCGGGGTCGCCTTCGACAAACGAGAGCATTGGGGAATATCCGGGGTGTTCTCTGGTAAGGCTGATGAGCATCCGATCGATCAATTCTATCGCCGAAGGATCTTTTTCGAGGATAACCGGCACGGCCTCCATGGCCGAGACCAGTTTGGTAAATTGTAAAAGCGTGAGCCCGGTATGAAGGGGCCTAGGAACCAAATTAAGTGTGAACTCTGTTGCTACGGCTAGCGTTCCTTCAGAGCTGGCAAGAAGTTGAGCTGGGTTGAAGGGACTCTTGAGAAGGTAAGGCAGGCTGTAGCCAGAAGCCCGCCGCCAGTGCTTGGGAAAATCTTTCTTGATGGCTTCGGCATAGCGGTTACGCAATTCAAGAAGATTCTTGTAGAGCCTTCCTTCGGCAGAATTTGTGTTGGCTTTGTTAGAAAAGCTAACCTCGTCTATAGCGTTTAGCCCTATCGTGCTGCTATCCGAGAGAACAACCTGAGCGGCTTTTAAATTATCTCCGGCCATTCCATATAGGATTGAGTGCGTGCCGGTGGCGTTATTTCCTATCACACCGCCCATAGTTGCCACTCTGGCGGTTGCCGGGTCCGGGCCAAACATAAGGTTGTGTCGTTTCAGATATCGATTAAGTTGTTCCAGGTATATACCGGGTTGTACTCGAACTGTGCCAGTCTCCGGGTTTAATTCCAGCACCTCATTCAAATACTTAGAAAAGTCGATCACCAAGGCATGACCCACGGCTTGACCGGCAAGGCTCGTTCCTCCGCCGCGTGGAAGTATAGGCACATTGTACCGGGCAGCGGTTTCTACCGTTCTTGCTACGTCCTCAACTGTTCTCGGAATGACCACACCGACAGGCTCAATCTGATAATTGCTGGCATCGGTACTGTAGAGAAACCGGCTGATGGTATCAAACCGGACTTCACCGTCTAGTTTCGTTTTAAGAGTGACTTCGAGGTCTCGGCGGAGGGAATCAGTGGGCATGATATAGAAAATCAGTATAACTGTCATGAGGAAGGTTAACTATGCTGGGAACATTGGATTCGATACGAGTTTTAGAAGGGGTAAATCAAATTTAGTTTGTGTTTTGTGCCTTATGAAAATTCAGACTAGAGTAGTGAGATTATATTTTTGTAAGGAACGCATGTATGCGTTCCCTACGCTTTATAGAAGCGTTGACCATGCTGAGCTAATATGTACAAGTATTGCAGTGCTTCTGCATTTACTTCTCGGATCAGGAAAAATGAATCGAGGGTTTAGGGTTATAAGTTTCTACGCGGTTTTGTAACCCAAGATGGAATGAGGGGAGTGCAATTGTACGCCCCTACTGCTCAATCCTCTCCTTCTTTGCTGAACGTCATGACCGTGTCATACGTGGTGGTTCTCTGAGCCGGTATGCGTCCGATCTCCCTGGTAAGGCGGCGGAATTCCTCGGGCGGAAAATACTGGCCATGATTTGCCCCGGCAGCGCGGGAGATATGCTCTTCCATCAAGGTGCCGCCGAAATCGTTGGCCCCGGCGGTTAAAGAGAACTGAGCGAACTCCGGCCCCTGTTTCACCCATGATACCTGGATGTTGTTTATCCATCCGCGAAGCATAAGCCTGGATACCCCGTACATCTTCAACTGCTCAAGGTCAGTAGGACCGGCCATTACCTTACCCTTGGATTTTCTAAAAAGCCTGGTGTTCCAGGGAATGAACCTTAGCGGAACAAACTCGGTAAATCCCCCGGTCTCTTTCTGAATATCCCTGAGTATCCCTATGTGTTTGGCCCAGTGGTGGGGCTTATCTAGATGGCCATACATTATGGTCGAGGTTGTCCTCATACCGGCCTTGTGTGCTTTTTTGACGATTCTAATCCAGTCATAGGTGGTAATCTTTCTTGGCGCTATTACCTTCCTCACCTCCTCGTCCAGGACCTCAGCGGCAGTGCCCGGGAAGGTATTGTGGCCGACATCCTTGAGCATCTCGATGAAGTCTTCTTCGGTCACGTTAAGGGTCTTTGCCCCGTAATATATCTCGAACGGGGAGAAGCAGTGTGTGTGCATGTCCGGCACGGCCTTTTTCACTGTTTTTATGAGTTCTATGTAGAATTTCCCGTCTATATCCGGGTGCATGCCTCCCTGCATGCAAACCTCGGTTGCTCCGTTTTCTCTGGCTTCTATCGTTTTTTGGGCAATCTCCTCCATGGTCAGGAAATAGGCCCGTTCATCCCCTTCCGGAGCCATAAAATTGCAAAAACCACACCAGACATCGCAAATATTGGTGAAATTAATATTGCGGTTTATGACATAAGTTATGACGTCTCCAACATCCTCTTTCCTGATTTCATCGGCGGCGATGGCTAGAAGGGAAATCTCGTCCGCATCCTGCATGTTGAAAAGATGCTCACCTTCTTCTACAGAAACCTCCTGTCCCACCAGGGCCTTGTTAACTATCTGAGCCGTTCTCCCGTTCACTCTCGACAGAAGGGAATCAAGACCGAGACTTCTATTTTCTTCTATTTTGTCCACTATCTCCTTAAGCTCTTCCATTTTCCTCTCCTTGGGTCTTAGATGAATTGGCCGGGGATACGTAGCCGTAATCATCCACAAAACCGTTCACCCGCTCCAAAACACTGTTACTCAGGAATTCCTCCCCAATAAATTCCGGATATACCGGTAACCTTTCTTTCAGGATAAAACCAAGCTCCTTAAGCTCCTTCTCCATCCTCTCTACCTGGGGCCAGGGAGCCTCCGGGTTAACGTAATCGATTGTGATAGGTGAAACTCCACCCAGGTCGTTAGCCCCGGCAAAAATAAAAAGAGAAAAGGTCCTTGAATTTAAATTGGGGGGAATCTGTACATTCATTCTTTCCCCGAATAAAAGCCGGGCAATGGCCACGGTTTTGAGCATATCCAGGAATTCCGGGGAGAGATGTCTTTCCATCAATATTCCTGGCTTAGGGCTGAAGTTCTGAATAATTATCTCCTGAATATGGCCGTATTCATCCGAAAGTTTCTTTATAGCGATTAACGAATCCACCCTCTCTTCATGCGTTTCCCCTATGCCCACCAGTATCCCGGAGGTCCAGGGAATCCTCAACTCGCCTGCATATTCGGTTGTCCTGATTCTAAGCTTGGGCACCTTATCCGGCGAACGGTAGTGTGCTTCGCCCTTCTTGAGAAGCCTGGTGCTTATTGTTTCGAGCATCAGTCCCTGGCTTGCATTCCATTCTTTGAGTGCGGCCAATTCGTCCCTATTTGCCACACCCATATTCGTATGGGGAAATATATTTTCCTTGAGACCGGCCTCGGACATCGCTACCAGGTATTCGGCAGTGGTTTTATATCCTATTTTAGATAGGGCGTCGCGATAAACCGGGTATTTAAGCTCCGGCTTGTCGCCGGTCACGAAGAGAAGCTCGGTGCATCCGAGCCTAGCTCCTTCCCTGGCAGTGTCAAGGACCTCCTCCGGAGGTATGAATAGTTCACCCTCTTCCGGTTCAATCTTGAAGGTGCAATAGCCGCAGTGGTCGCGGCAGAGCCGGGTAAGGGGAACAAACACGTTTTTGGAGAAGGTTATAGTATTCCCTTTACCCTTTTCCCTGACCCGGGATGCAGCATAGAGCAAGAAGGGGAATTCCTGGCTATCCAGTTCCAGGAGAAAAAGGGCGTCTTCTTTGTCTATTGTCTCGCCATAAACGGCTTTATCTATTATTTTTTCCAGCCGCGGGGACGGAATCTTTAACGGGTTCGGCGAAATGCCGAATGAGCCGAACGCTCCTCTTAACCTGCCTGAGCCAAGTAAGCCTTCCGTCTCACTTACATAGGTATTCATCATTTTAATTTTTTTTCTCTTCTATATGTGCACTTTAAGCGGTTTTTTTACTGCCTAGATTCACTTATATTCGCATAAGTAGATGGTCTTTGTCAAGTCTTTTGGCTGTTCCAACCTGGCCTTTTTGCCTCGGAATAAGCGTCTGGTTACTTGACATCTATACCACGCTACATTTTACTTAACCGTGGCCAACCAAATTGATTTTCGGGAGCGGTTTCACATTCTATCAAATAAAAAGCGTTTCACTAAAGGAGCAATGAATGGGGTATGAGTTAGAGCGTTCCGTAGCTATGGAGGCGGTGCTCAAGGCATCAAGGTTGTGTCAGTCGGTAAGGGCTTCGCTAGTGTCCGAGGAGACCATAGCCAAGAAGGACAAGTCCCCGGTCACCGTAGCCGATTTCGGTGCTCAGGCGGTAATAAGCCTAGAACTCAGGAGGGCTTTTCCTGACGACCCCATAATGGCGGAGGAAGACGCTGCTACCCTTCAAACGCCTCAGGCGAAGGTCATAATGGAGAAGGTTTTCGAGCATGTGGACGCGGTGATACCCGGTTTGGGGGAAGATGCGGTAGTGTCGGCAATTGACTACGGCAGTCATGCAGGCGGTTCACAGGGTCGATTTTGGACAATTGACCCTATTGACGGAACCAAAGGGTTTTTACGGGGAGAGCAATACGCGGTGGCCCTTGCCCTCATCGAAGACGGAAGGGTGATTCTCGGGGCGCTGGGATGCCCCAACTTTCCTGTAGACCCAAATAATCCGGAAGGGGATAAGGGTTGTCTGTTCATGGCCGTCAAGAATCAGGGAGCGATGATGCGTTCATTAGGTGATTCTATGGAAACTGCAATTAGGGTTACACAAATCGACGATCCCTCCATTGCTTCTTTTTGCGAGTCGGTAGAATCCGCTCACTCTTCTCATAGCGACGCGGCGCTCATCTCACGGATGCTCGGAGTCACTACTCCCCCGATTCGCATAGACAGCCAGTGCAAGTATGCCGCTTTGGCCCGGGGCGACGCATCTATTTACATGAGGCTTCCTACCAGCAATGACTACGTGGAAAAGATTTGGGACCATGCTGCCGGCTGGATTATAGTGAAGGAGGCTGGCGGAGAGGTTACGGATGTCTACGGTAAGCCGCTCGATTTTTCGTTGGGGCGAGAACTACGGCATAACACCGGTGTCCTGGGGACTAACGGCAAGCTTCACCCTAAGGTAGTGGATGCGGTCAGGCGGGTTTTGGAATCTAAGGTGTGAATAAAGTCATAGATTCAAAACTATTCCGGAATAAATTAGCTTATTTTGGAGCGTAACCATCTCTAAACAGGGTGGTCTTCATCCTTGAGTAATTCTTAATGACGTCCAGAAATCACACTTGTCCAAAATAAGGGATTGCATCGCCACAAAAAGAAAGGATAGAATTTCTTGAGGTGTTCGCCCTTCGACTCCGCTCAGGACGAACGGGTCTTTTATTCCTAATTAGCAGCGGATGCGTGCATCCGCTCATTCCTTCCCCGATTTAATCGGGGATCGACTCAGGACAGGCTCTGAGCCCCGTCGAAGGATGCCAATGTACTTATTCGGAACCCTATCCAGCTTGTCGAAGGGATAAATTTCACGACCGACGCAATCCCCCCTTTCTAGGACTAATGTTATCAGGACTTACATAACAAACATAAAGAAGGCAATTTGATTTGAAATTAGGCTTTTTATCCGTCTAAAAGTCTTATTTCACAGGGATGAGTTTTCTGATTATTTTGAACAGTGGTGTTCAAAAAGCCTAATTAAGTTGAGATGGTTTGCAATGTCGTTTATAATAACATTTGCTTAGTTCTGATTCTCCAAACGTTACTTCTCTCAAGCTAGTTCTCCGGGGAATTTCACTATCCTCGCAATAAATAGAAAAAGGAGAGAGATCATGGGTGATTTTCACCAGGCCGAAGTTATTTCCACATTACACAGGCTGAAGAAGGATAACGTCGAAAAATTAGAAGAAGAGTTGAAGGAGGATTCTGAACTCCGTCCGATTGCGCTTGTTCTTCCGTGTCTTTATTCGGAGTTACAGGGGCAGGCTTTAAAAAACATCTTAGAGGATTTGAAGAATGTAGATTATCTTAGTGAAATAGTGATAACCCTAGGAAGGGCGAGCGAGGCGGAGTTCAAGCATGCTAAGGATTTTTTCTCCATCCTTCCTCATAAGGTGAAAATAATATGGGATGACGGCGAAGGGGTACGCTCTCTTTTCCGACTATTAGAGGGAAACGGGCTTTACACCGGTGAACCGGGAAAGGGAAGGGCAGCCTGGATCGCTTATGGATATGTGCTGGCGGAAGAATCCAGTGAGGTCATAGTACTACATGACTGTGACATTATTACCTACAGTAGAGAACTCCTGGCCAGGTTGTGTTATCCGGTTGCAAACTCGAACCTGGATTTTGAATTTTGTAAAGGCTACTATTCAAGGGTAACCGACCGAATGTACGGCCGGGTAACCAGACTCTTTATCACACCGATCGTAAGAGCGTTAAAGAAAATCGTGGGGCACCTCCCATTTCTGGTGTATTTGGACAGCTTCAGATATCCGCTTGCCGGCGAATTCTCGATGAAAGCGGACCTGGCCAGGGTAAACCGTATCCCTTCCGATTGGGGATTGGAAGTGGGGATGCTCGCCGAGGTTTTCAGGAATGTTTCCCCGAAGCGCATATGTCAGGTCGATCTTTGTGACAACTACGAGCATAAACACCAGAGTTTGTCCACCGATGACCCCCAGGGCGGGCTTCTAAAGATGTGCATAGATATATCAAAATCACTTTTCAGGACGCTAGCTGCGGAGGGAGTAGTTTTCTCCGAGGGATTTTTTAACACCTTGGTTGTAACCTATCTGAGAACGGCACAGGATGCTATAAAGGTGTATAGCGACGATGCGGCGATAAACAGCCTCTATTTTGATAGACACGAAGAAGCAGTTGCCGTAGAGACCTTCGTTAAAGGAATAAGGATAGCTAGCAAGAGTTTCTTCGAAGATCCGCTTGGTGCGCCGCTCATACCAAACTGGAACAGGGTAACTTCGGCAATACCCGATTTTCTCGATCAACTAAAACAGGTAGTAGATGAGGATAATGCCCAGTGATTTTCTGGTCTTCACCGATTTGGACGGGACGCTCCTTGATTACAGCTCTTATTCTTTTGAAGCGGCGATACCGGCGCTTCGACTTATCGGCTCAAAAAACATCCCTCTCATAATATGCACCAGCAAGACCAGGGCGGAAATAGAGCTTTATAGGAGTCTACTGGACAATCAAGCACCTTTCATCTCCGAAAACGGCGGGGCTATCTTTATTCCCGACTCATACTTTCCTTACGACTTCGACTATGACAAAGAGGTGGATGGCTACAAGATTATTGAACTTGGAACCCCTCATAACACATTGATCGAGGTTTTAAACTCGATAAAAAAAGACGCGGGAGTCAATCTCAAAGGTTTATCGGAGATGACTATTGAAGAACTTTCGGAGGTCTCCGGACTAAATAAGGAGGAGGCCGGGCTGGCTCGAAAGCGTGAATACGACGAGCCCTTCATCACATACGGAGATGAGGGGGATAAGGAGCGGGTGAAGAAAGAAATAACCAGAAGGGGGTTTAGGCATACGGAGGGTGGGATATTCCAACACATCATGGGTGAGAACGATAAAGGTGGGGCCGTTAAGACTCTCATCGATATTTTCAAGGTAAAGTTCTCCGGGCTAAAAACTATTGGTATAGGGGACAGCCTTAATGACCTCCCTATGCTTGAAGCGGTCGATATTCCTGTGCTCGTCCAGAAGCCCGACGGCCAATATGACCCAAGAATAAAATTGGATAATTTGATCCTTGCAGAAGGAGTGGGACCCGAAGGATGGAACAAGGTTGTTTTAGGTTTATTGGAATGAGCCGGTGATTACTTAGGGCCGGTGACATATACCGTTACCACCAGCCAGTCTAGGTAGTTCATTTAATTAAAGTTCTTATCATTTGGATGCATGGTATTACCGCCCCAGCCAGAGCCTCATTGATTCATCAGTGGCTGATTCGGTTAAATGGGAAGATTGATTTCTTTTCCTGCTTCGGAGGATTTATAAGCCGCGACTATTATCTCCAGTGCGGCACGTGCGTCCCTTCCGGTTATCGCCGGCTCCCTACCTTCGATTATGGACATTATGAATTCATCTATCAGTCTATCCACATCTACCCTCCACCAGTTTACCGATTCGGTTTTTTCCTGGTCGAAGATCTTGAAGTCATGATAGGGTTTATCTACGATCATGGCCTTTTTTGAGCCCAGTATCTCAAACTTGGCATCTAGATGGGTGGGAAAACCCAGGGGATTTACCCAGCCTGCGGAAATCGTCCCGATGATTCCGCCCTCAAACTCAATAAATACGGTGCCGAAATCGTCTACCGGAATTTCTGTGTGGACCTTTCTTCCTATATCTGCATAAACCTTCTTTGCCGGTCTTCCAACCAGCCACATTAACCCGAAGACGGCATGTATTCCGATGTCGGCAAATCCACCAAACCCGGCCTTTTCTTGGTCCAGGAACCAAGAGGTATTGAGCCCCTTTATTACCGTGGGAATTTTACCATACTTGGTAGCGTTCAGGTGGTATATATTTCCAAACTCGCCGCTTTCTATCATCTCCTTCATCCGGATAACGCCCAGTTGATAGGGAGGGTTGAACGGGACCATCAGCTTAACATCGCTGTCTTCGGCGATGGATATTATCTCATCTGCTTCTTCGAGATTTGTGGCAATAGGCTTATCGCACAGGATATCGATACCCCTCGGCGCCACTTTCTTGACGACCTCCAGGTGTCTCGATGGTTCCGTTCCGATATAAACAGCGTTTAATCCTTCTTCCTTGGTAAGCATCTCGTCTAAGTCTTCATAGTATCTGGCCTTAAACCTTTCCGCATCTTTTTTGGATAAATCCCTGTTTATTCCGATCGCCGCTATAGAGTTTAGTGCCACTTCTTTGTGACCGGCGATGGTGGGAGCATAACGAAGGATGTGCGGATGGTCGTAGCCTATTATTCCGAACTTAAGCATGACTAATGCACCTCCATTTAGCCTCGGACTCGGTTTCTCTCTTAGGGGGATAAGAGAGAAACGCCTATAGCCGAGTCTAGTTGATCCTTACTGGCTTTCCCTTTTCTGCAGATTTCAGGGCCGATACGATTACCTTGAGCGCTTTACTGGCATCTTCATCGGTTATTCTGGGTTTTGCGCCGTTCTCTAGGCAGTCGAGAAAATGCTCGATTTCTCTCGTGAAAACGTGGGGCATCGAAGATAACATCGTGGAGAACCGAGGTATGGACACACTATCTCCGACGATTACCGCAGGACTCGAATCCTTGTCGCTGTATTGAATTTTTCCCTTCGTTCCGATTACCTCGGTTGAACAGTAAAAAGGGGCATACTCTTTGGGATGTGCCCAGCTCACTTCTATCACCGCTTGCTTGCCACCCTCAAACTTTACCAGCATGACCCCGAAGTCATAACAACCGTAAGCCCTGGCCTCCTCTCTTAAGCTTTTAAACTTGGAGAAGACCTCGACCGGTTCCTCCTCCAAAAACCACCGGGAGAGGTCGGCGACGTGTATTCCCAGGTCGACTATCACCCCGCCGTTTTCCCTTTTCCAATGCCAGTCACCCTTGGGAAAGCCCACCCAGGAACGTTCGCTTCGCCTCACGCTAATCGGTTCTCCTATTCTTCCGGCAGAAATTGCGTCTTTGATCTGCACCCACCGGTCGTCAAATCGTCTGGTGTGCCCGATGAAGAGCCCTTTTCCGTTTGCCCTAGAAGCTTCGAGCATTCTACTCGAATCGGCCAGTGTCATTGCAATCGGCTTTTCACAGATTACGTGTTTTCCGCTCTCCAGGGATTTAATAGCCATCTCTGCGTGCAGGTGGCTGGGCGTGCATATATCCACTAGGTCGATGTCGCCGTTCTTGAGGAGTTGACGAAAGTCCCGGTAATACTCGTCGGCTCCTAATTCCTCGGATGCCTTTTTGGCCCTTTCTTCGACTATATCGCACGTGGCCACTACATTTGCTCGGCGGATATTCTTCCAGGCGTGTTTATGGGCCAGGTTATAGATATTTCCATTTCCGATGATGCCGACATGAAATTCTTTTTCCATTGTTAATTGGTCCTCCTTTTGGGGGAATTACTGATAAAAATTATCCAACCGCCGTGAAAGAGGGCGTTGATTCTTAGCCGGCTCGAATCTTCCGGGCTCTACAGGTCCTCGTTTTTGGTGGCGAGAAAATCTACCTTGTTTATCCTGGTGATTTCTTCAAGGAGCGCCAACGTTGCCGGGGTAGCGTAATCTTCCTTGAGGTAGCGATAGTTACTTCCGTAGTCGAGGACGTCAACACGGTTAAATTTTTTTCCAGCGAAGTGTTTTTCCGCGATTGACCGGATCATCTCGTGAACGCCGGTGCCGTCCTGAGCTCGGGATTTCTGCCGATAGGCTATTTCTCGGGGAATGCCTTTCCGTAGCGCCAGTTCTCTATGAACAAGCTTTCTGTATTTGTCGTCCGCATCTTTTATCTTTAGATTGGGGGCTATTCTCATGGCCGTTCTGATTACTTCTCTGTCTAAGAAGGGTGCTCTTAACTCGATGGAATGGGCCATGGCCATCCGGTCTTCCCGCTCCAGCGTGTCCAGATATAGCTTTTCGATGTCGTCCCAGAGCCGGTCGTGTAGAGCCAGATGACCCTTCTCTCTCACCACATCGTTGTACCAGGAATATCCGGCGAATAGTTCATCGGCAGCCTGTCCGGTAAACATGACTTTGTGGTTATCTTCTCTGCACATCTTGGCGGCAATGTACATCGGTATGGCCGCTTCAACCTGAATTAGGCC comes from Thermodesulfobacteriota bacterium and encodes:
- a CDS encoding glycosyl transferase; this translates as MGDFHQAEVISTLHRLKKDNVEKLEEELKEDSELRPIALVLPCLYSELQGQALKNILEDLKNVDYLSEIVITLGRASEAEFKHAKDFFSILPHKVKIIWDDGEGVRSLFRLLEGNGLYTGEPGKGRAAWIAYGYVLAEESSEVIVLHDCDIITYSRELLARLCYPVANSNLDFEFCKGYYSRVTDRMYGRVTRLFITPIVRALKKIVGHLPFLVYLDSFRYPLAGEFSMKADLARVNRIPSDWGLEVGMLAEVFRNVSPKRICQVDLCDNYEHKHQSLSTDDPQGGLLKMCIDISKSLFRTLAAEGVVFSEGFFNTLVVTYLRTAQDAIKVYSDDAAINSLYFDRHEEAVAVETFVKGIRIASKSFFEDPLGAPLIPNWNRVTSAIPDFLDQLKQVVDEDNAQ
- a CDS encoding Gfo/Idh/MocA family oxidoreductase — protein: MEKEFHVGIIGNGNIYNLAHKHAWKNIRRANVVATCDIVEERAKKASEELGADEYYRDFRQLLKNGDIDLVDICTPSHLHAEMAIKSLESGKHVICEKPIAMTLADSSRMLEASRANGKGLFIGHTRRFDDRWVQIKDAISAGRIGEPISVRRSERSWVGFPKGDWHWKRENGGVIVDLGIHVADLSRWFLEEEPVEVFSKFKSLREEARAYGCYDFGVMLVKFEGGKQAVIEVSWAHPKEYAPFYCSTEVIGTKGKIQYSDKDSSPAVIVGDSVSIPRFSTMLSSMPHVFTREIEHFLDCLENGAKPRITDEDASKALKVIVSALKSAEKGKPVRIN
- a CDS encoding Gfo/Idh/MocA family oxidoreductase, with the protein product MLKFGIIGYDHPHILRYAPTIAGHKEVALNSIAAIGINRDLSKKDAERFKARYYEDLDEMLTKEEGLNAVYIGTEPSRHLEVVKKVAPRGIDILCDKPIATNLEEADEIISIAEDSDVKLMVPFNPPYQLGVIRMKEMIESGEFGNIYHLNATKYGKIPTVIKGLNTSWFLDQEKAGFGGFADIGIHAVFGLMWLVGRPAKKVYADIGRKVHTEIPVDDFGTVFIEFEGGIIGTISAGWVNPLGFPTHLDAKFEILGSKKAMIVDKPYHDFKIFDQEKTESVNWWRVDVDRLIDEFIMSIIEGREPAITGRDARAALEIIVAAYKSSEAGKEINLPI
- a CDS encoding 3'(2'),5'-bisphosphate nucleotidase, with product MGYELERSVAMEAVLKASRLCQSVRASLVSEETIAKKDKSPVTVADFGAQAVISLELRRAFPDDPIMAEEDAATLQTPQAKVIMEKVFEHVDAVIPGLGEDAVVSAIDYGSHAGGSQGRFWTIDPIDGTKGFLRGEQYAVALALIEDGRVILGALGCPNFPVDPNNPEGDKGCLFMAVKNQGAMMRSLGDSMETAIRVTQIDDPSIASFCESVESAHSSHSDAALISRMLGVTTPPIRIDSQCKYAALARGDASIYMRLPTSNDYVEKIWDHAAGWIIVKEAGGEVTDVYGKPLDFSLGRELRHNTGVLGTNGKLHPKVVDAVRRVLESKV
- a CDS encoding HAD-IIB family hydrolase — encoded protein: MPSDFLVFTDLDGTLLDYSSYSFEAAIPALRLIGSKNIPLIICTSKTRAEIELYRSLLDNQAPFISENGGAIFIPDSYFPYDFDYDKEVDGYKIIELGTPHNTLIEVLNSIKKDAGVNLKGLSEMTIEELSEVSGLNKEEAGLARKREYDEPFITYGDEGDKERVKKEITRRGFRHTEGGIFQHIMGENDKGGAVKTLIDIFKVKFSGLKTIGIGDSLNDLPMLEAVDIPVLVQKPDGQYDPRIKLDNLILAEGVGPEGWNKVVLGLLE